The nucleotide window TCGGCCACGATCGACCAGATTATGTGCCTCGTCCACCAATAACACCGTCTTGCGTTTCTGCTCCTCCAACATTCTTTTCAAAGAGATCCGTGGATCAAAAATATAGTTATAATCGCAAATGACCGCATCGGCTGCATACGCCGCATCCAGTGAAAACTCAAACGGACACACCCGATGTTTGCGCGCATACTGTTCGATGACCGGACGTGTCATTAATGTCTCATGTTCCAGCATATCCAGCACGGCTCCGTTAATACGGTCATAATATCCTTCGCACATGCCGCATTGCCCCGTATCACAGGCTTCTTCTTCCTTAAAACAAATCTTATCCTTCGCGGTCAGACTGATCACATGCATCTTCAATCCTTCCGATTGCATCCGGGCAAAAGCTTCTTCTGCCGCCACCCGTGTCGTCGTCCTCGCGGTCAGATAGAACAATCGGTTAGCTTCGCCTTCGCCAATCGCTTTGACCGTGGGGAACAGTACGGACATCGTTTTACCAATGCCTGTTGGTGCTTTGGCCATCAATCCCTGACCCTCACGGATTGTTTTGTAAACGGCTCCTGCCAGCTTTCGCTGTCCCTCCCTGTATTTGCGAAAAGGAAACGGCAGCTCTTTCACACTGATATCTCGCTTTTCTTCATATGTAGCGATCATCTCTGCATATGGCGCATAACCGGCAATCACTTCTGCCGCAAACTGCTCCAGTTCCTCTCGTTCTGCCATTCGGCGGAATCGTCTTTCTTCATGAGTTACCGAATGCACGTACGTCAGCTGCACTTGCATGCGTGGTTCATCTTGCTGAACGGCGTACATGTAGGCATACATCATGGCCTGCGCCCAATGCACGGGAAGTCCCTCACCCAAATCATCCAGATTGCCCGCAGTCGATTTGATCTCATCCACCGTTAACTGACCCTCCAACCGGATCAGGCCATCACATCGCCCTTCCACCACGTAGGTCAGATCACCATGTTGAATCTCAGCTTCGAGTACGATCTCTTTCAGATCTTCTTCGGTGTATCCCTTCTGTACCCGCTGATGGATTCGAGTCCCCTCCTGCATCGAGGCATTGGTCCGGAACCCTGGACGTATGCTGCCGCTGCGGTACACATACTCCACCAAAGGTCTAACCGATATCCGAATTGTTGTTGTCATACGATCACCCGTTCTGTTTGTAGTGACTATACTTTATCATGAAAAGACGTACTCAAACCAGTTGATCCGCCGATTGGACTCACTGATTCCCATATGCTATCTTGAGATAGAATGTACTTAATGAGGAGGCAGCTTCTATGTATATCTATTTGGTTCCTTCACCGATTCCGGATGCACTTGCTGCATACCCGCATCTAACTTTGCGAAGCGAAGAACAGGTACGCCTGGCTATTGAATCCGCAGAACGTCT belongs to Paenibacillus sp. FSL H8-0079 and includes:
- a CDS encoding ATP-dependent DNA helicase, whose amino-acid sequence is MTTTIRISVRPLVEYVYRSGSIRPGFRTNASMQEGTRIHQRVQKGYTEEDLKEIVLEAEIQHGDLTYVVEGRCDGLIRLEGQLTVDEIKSTAGNLDDLGEGLPVHWAQAMMYAYMYAVQQDEPRMQVQLTYVHSVTHEERRFRRMAEREELEQFAAEVIAGYAPYAEMIATYEEKRDISVKELPFPFRKYREGQRKLAGAVYKTIREGQGLMAKAPTGIGKTMSVLFPTVKAIGEGEANRLFYLTARTTTRVAAEEAFARMQSEGLKMHVISLTAKDKICFKEEEACDTGQCGMCEGYYDRINGAVLDMLEHETLMTRPVIEQYARKHRVCPFEFSLDAAYAADAVICDYNYIFDPRISLKRMLEEQKRKTVLLVDEAHNLVDRGRMMFSAELEKAVFLDVKREFQTLGSSVPAAKAIVDYTGAIDKYLITLRKNGGEEGKIIQQEAPEELIERLEPFVMVAEQCLVEGGSGNAETDQLLLDAYFTAQNFLRIAKLYDERFITYAECVRSEVRVKLFCLDPSVLLRQTAKGFRSLIHFSATLSPLRYYRDMLGAEEEDYTLQIPSPFQREQLDVRLLPLSVRYKDREQSRRPIAEMLQQLVSEWPRSNLMVFFPSYPYMREIYETYAQLPNEADTVIQKQGMNELEREQFLDGFQPNPERTRLVFAVMGGVFSEGVDLPGDRLNGVVVVGAGLPQIGLENNVLRDYYDRTGRNGFNYAYIFPGMNKVLQAGGRLIRTEEDKGVLVLVDDRFTQEPYRSLLPEEWHDYKRI